In one window of Poriferisphaera corsica DNA:
- a CDS encoding VanZ family protein, producing MKEVVPTELFGGGKDTADTTALWMRPWVVALVYGVLLIYGSLLPFDLGELNIDRVLIAMGSMPVWRSGSGSFSRLGVAGWLSDWGINVLMYIPFGVLVRLAMRRVFGQWWLQISVAMFVTIGLSYCVESLQTLSGWRVGSLNDWLSNSLGGIVGAMCGARLNQLRSVLAFKLYIWWARLRLDVEVRRTYLLRLVIAGTVLVLSLLMLHAKLVDYLMDHAGDGRLSEMPFYAYYLQPYDVSAVLIGSSFVVYAVVGLLLLILIQSKRVDSHATLTLAVVAGIAYAMQLLMNVSGRFAFDTTEPIIAVGAVMVVYGVVHYAQRSIKASCRRHEQVAVKHDRRRKPFEYG from the coding sequence GTGAAGGAAGTTGTGCCAACTGAATTATTTGGTGGTGGTAAAGATACTGCAGATACGACGGCACTATGGATGCGGCCATGGGTTGTAGCATTGGTATATGGGGTGTTGCTGATCTACGGATCGCTGCTTCCATTTGACTTGGGGGAGTTGAATATTGATCGGGTTTTGATTGCGATGGGAAGCATGCCCGTTTGGCGAAGCGGTTCTGGTAGTTTCTCACGACTCGGTGTCGCGGGTTGGTTGAGTGATTGGGGTATCAATGTGCTGATGTATATACCGTTTGGTGTGTTGGTACGGCTGGCGATGAGGCGAGTATTTGGGCAATGGTGGCTACAGATTAGTGTGGCGATGTTTGTTACGATCGGACTTAGTTATTGCGTGGAGAGTTTACAGACGCTGAGCGGTTGGCGGGTCGGATCCTTGAACGATTGGTTGAGTAATTCTTTAGGCGGAATTGTTGGGGCGATGTGTGGCGCACGTTTGAATCAATTGCGATCAGTACTTGCCTTTAAGCTTTATATATGGTGGGCACGATTGCGATTAGATGTTGAAGTGCGTCGTACGTATCTGCTGCGTTTAGTGATTGCTGGAACGGTGCTGGTGCTGAGTTTGTTGATGCTTCATGCAAAATTAGTTGACTATCTCATGGATCATGCTGGTGATGGACGGCTTAGTGAGATGCCATTTTATGCTTATTATTTGCAGCCGTATGATGTCTCGGCTGTTTTGATCGGTAGTAGCTTTGTGGTATATGCCGTCGTCGGATTATTACTTTTGATATTGATTCAATCGAAGCGCGTAGATAGCCATGCGACGCTCACTCTGGCTGTGGTTGCTGGGATTGCTTATGCGATGCAGTTGCTGATGAATGTATCTGGTCGATTTGCATTTGATACGACGGAACCGATCATTGCGGTAGGGGCTGTGATGGTGGTGTATGGGGTCGTACATTATGCGCAGCGATCGATTAAGGCATCCTGCCGCAGGCATGAACAAGTAGCGGTGAAGCATGACCGTAGACGGAAGCCGTTTGAGTATGGTTAA
- a CDS encoding DUF167 domain-containing protein: MTESPHIITQPDDTTLLVRIKVVPNASRTKIVGRLGDRIKIAVAAPPEAGKANKQIIALLAKTLKLPKKQIEIDTGHTQPQKTIRINTLTPATAHDLLKSHLKTK; encoded by the coding sequence ATGACCGAATCACCACACATCATCACCCAGCCAGACGACACGACACTTCTTGTTCGCATCAAAGTTGTCCCCAATGCCAGCCGCACCAAAATCGTTGGCCGACTCGGTGATCGTATTAAAATCGCTGTCGCGGCCCCTCCAGAAGCCGGCAAAGCCAATAAGCAGATCATCGCACTACTCGCCAAAACGCTAAAACTTCCCAAAAAACAGATTGAAATAGACACCGGCCACACCCAGCCTCAAAAAACCATACGCATCAATACCCTCACGCCAGCCACGGCGCATGATCTCCTGAAATCGCACCTCAAAACCAAATGA
- a CDS encoding histone deacetylase family protein, protein MRTGLVYNDQFLEHDTGPGHPERPDRLCAIIDKLKQQHIYEQLIPIPFDPINIDQVHRLHDPAYTQRLHEACQSGLRFIDSDDSSISSRSYDIALLAAGGVLAAVDAIMAGNIAQAFCAIRPPGHHAEYAQSMGFCFFNNIALAADYLTDRYGLDRVAIVDFDVHHGNGTQHLLENRSDILVINIHQHPSTLYPGTGFAYEEGKEQGTGFTLNLPLQPGAEFTDYRQIFIHKIVPKLNEFKPQFLLLSAGFDASKDDPLASMNLAPSDFSWITNTLKQIAARHADHRLLSVLEGGYDLRSLAECAAAHVQSLLDDPEDNTIMKMKAGF, encoded by the coding sequence ATGAGGACGGGACTAGTCTACAACGATCAATTCTTGGAACACGACACCGGCCCCGGCCATCCGGAACGCCCCGATCGTCTGTGCGCCATCATCGATAAACTCAAACAGCAGCACATCTACGAGCAACTCATCCCCATCCCCTTTGACCCAATCAACATTGATCAAGTCCATCGCCTGCATGATCCCGCCTATACGCAGCGTCTTCATGAAGCATGCCAATCTGGCTTGCGCTTTATTGACTCAGACGATTCCTCCATCTCATCACGCAGTTACGATATCGCACTCCTCGCAGCAGGTGGCGTGCTCGCCGCCGTCGACGCTATCATGGCCGGTAACATTGCCCAAGCATTCTGCGCCATCCGTCCGCCCGGGCACCACGCCGAGTATGCACAATCAATGGGCTTTTGTTTTTTCAACAACATTGCCTTGGCCGCAGACTATCTAACCGATAGATATGGCCTTGATCGTGTTGCTATTGTCGATTTTGACGTTCACCATGGCAATGGCACTCAGCATCTTCTCGAAAATCGATCCGATATCCTCGTGATCAATATTCATCAACATCCCTCAACTCTATATCCCGGCACAGGCTTTGCATACGAAGAAGGAAAAGAGCAAGGAACTGGTTTTACACTTAATCTCCCCCTTCAACCCGGTGCCGAATTTACCGATTATCGCCAAATCTTTATTCATAAAATCGTGCCTAAGCTCAATGAATTCAAACCTCAGTTTCTCCTTCTTTCTGCCGGCTTCGATGCCTCCAAGGATGACCCACTGGCCAGCATGAATCTCGCCCCATCCGATTTTTCATGGATCACCAACACCCTAAAACAGATCGCCGCAAGGCACGCCGATCATCGTCTCCTTTCAGTTCTTGAAGGTGGCTACGATCTGCGATCACTTGCCGAGT